AGGTCGATGCACCGATGCAGCTAACCGAGGTCTCAAAGACGGTCTTTGCGGTGCTGCGTGTCAGCTCCAGCATCTTCTTTGCCTCTGTGCCGGTCAGGTTGATGATATATACCGTCTCGTACGGCGCAATGCGCATCTCTACCTGCTCCATCGCAGACATGGCATCGCTGACTGCACACAGATCTTCTACTGTCGGCATACCGCCAATCGGATGCCATGCGACAGCGTACAGACCTTCCTGCTTCTGCTCGATGACGCGCGGGTCGGAAACCGTGCTGCCGTCTCCGGTCTTGGTAAAGACAATCGGGTCAACGTGCAGCGTCAGATCCTCTCCGGACGCGTATACTTCCTTGAGCTTTTCCAGATAAGCTTGCTTGTACTTGTCTGCGCCGCCCAGAATTTCCTGCAAATAGCGCGTGCGGGCATGACCGCGATTTTGATAATCGCCGTAGGTGCGGAAGGTTACCCACATTGCCTTGAGATAAAACAGCAGCTGATCCGGTTCTACTGCCTCTGCCACTTTGACGCCAAAGCGCGGATTGTTGCCGAGACCGCCCGCCGTGTATACATCAAACTTTCCGTCCGGACGCGCGGCATATCCCATATCGCGGAATGTCGCATGGGTTACGTTTTCCGGAGAATTGGAAAAGCCAACCTTAAGCTTGCGCGGCATCGGCTCTGCGTTGATAAAATTCATTGCAAATTCACCGACCGCCTGCGCATACGGCAGAACGTCGAAATATTCGCCCTTCTGCACGCCGCTGAGCGGTGCGCACATGGTGTTGCGCGGAAAATCACCGCCGCCGCCCATTGTGACAATGCCGACATCCAAAGCGCCTTCCATGATATCGCTGGTCGTTTCTGCGTCCATGTCGTGCAGCTGAATGGTCTGACACGTGGTAAAGTGTGCGCGCGGCACATTGTACTTGCGGATGGCTTCGGCAATGTATGCGAGCTTCTGCGCAGTCACACGGCCAGCCGGCATGCGCAGACGCAGCATGTTTTTGGACGGATCATGCTGCGCATAGCTACCATAACGGCCGGAAAAACCTTTGTATTCTGCTTTTTTAATCTCGCCCTTGGCGTATGCAATCGCTTTTTCGCGGAACAGCGGCATATCCGCCTTCCAGCTCTGCGGGTCAATCTTTTTCATAACAATTCCTCACTTTGGCGGGATGATGCATCCCCGACTGTTTTATTGATTTCATGCAGGTTTCTGCCATTTTCGTTCGTGCTTTTATTGTAGCACCGGTATATTTGCTTTTCAACCATAAAATAATTTTTTCTTTCTATATTTTTGATTATTCATAGGTATTTATCTATGTACAATTCGCAAACTTCCTCTTGTCAATGCGGCAAATTCACGGTAAACTAAAGATACTTTCAAAAAAGGAGCTGACACTTATGAGCAATCCCATTCTTGTTACCGTTCGCTATACCGTCAAGGACGGCAAGCGCGAAGAATTTTACCGTCACATCGTCGAGCAGGGCATCGACACGGCATCGCGCGCGGAGGATGGAAACCGCAAATACGACTACTATTATCCGACGGATTCCGAGCAGGATCTGTGCCTGTTGGAGCTGTGGGACAGCCGCGAAGCACAAAAAATTCACGGCACGACCGACCATTATCAGAAGCTGTCCAACTTGAAGGTAACCTATGTCACAAACGCGGAAATTCACATTTACGATCTTGCGGAATAATCCGGCAGTTTCCGCTTGGCTGCTGTTTGCCGGATGCGGCGCATACTTGGAGCTGGTTTTGCACATAAGCGTATTTCACACCGCAGATGCACATGTGCTCTTTCCGATTTTGTTCGGCATTTGCATCGGAAGCGCAATCGCCTGCTTCAGTTCGCTGTTTCCGTCCAAAATCGGCGGACGCCTTGCGCTCGCTTGTTTGAGTTTTCTGTGCGTTTGCTGCGCGGTGCAATGCGTCTATCACGGTATCTTCGGCAGCTTTATGCCGCTGTCCCAGCTGACGCTCGGCGCGAACGCACTGACCAATTTCAAAGAACAGGTTGTGTACGGTATCTTCCAGCAAATTGTTCCTGTCGCTGCGCTGTGCCTGCCGATTCCGCTTGCATGGTATCTGCTGCGGTCACGCCGCGTCGTTTTGCCGCGTCTGACGCGCAAAACGCTGCTTCCCGCATTGGGAGCGTTGGCGGGTATCTGTGTGCTGACCAGCGGCGCTCTGCGCCTGCTGGACGGCGGCACGGTATATCGCCTGCTGACCAATACCAGTACGTCCACGGAAAGCAGCGTGCGCCATGCCGGTCTCACCGCTACCATGTTTGAGGAGTGTCTGGCACAGCTGGGCGGTTCCTCCGTCACACTGACCGCCAGTGCCCTAGATGGCGATTTGGAGCAATCGTCATCCGGCGTTGACAATGTGGATGCCGCGCTGGATTTTTCCGCATTGGCTGACAGCGCCAAGCATGATCCGGTATCTGCCCTTGACCAGTATTGTGCATCCATTGCGCCAACTGATAAAAATCAATATACTGGGCTGACCAAAGACTACAATCTCATTATGATTTGCGCCGAATCGTTCAGTCCATATGTCATTGACGAACAGCGCACACCTGCGCTGTACAAGCTGGCAAACGGCGGTTTTCGCTTTCACAACTACTATTGCAGTTTTCCCAACACAACGACAAACGGGGAATATGCGCTGTGCATGGGGCTGATGCCGGACATGTCGCGCACAAAGACTGCTTCCAGCTTTGATGTTTCCCGCAGCAACTATCTGCCGTACTGTATGGGCAACGTCTTTGCTTCCCGCGGGTATCCCGCCTACGCCTATCACAATTATTACGGCACATTCTATGACCGCAATCACACGCACCCCAATATGGGCTATACGTTTCGGGCAGTCGGCAGCGGTCTGGACATGCCGCTGTCATGGCCGTCCTCTGACAAGGATATGATAGATGCTTCTGTCTCAGAGTATCTGGACAGCAGCACGCCGTTCTGCGCGTATTACATGACGTTTTCCGGTCATTATCAGTACAACTGGGACAACGCCATGAGTGCCAAGAACCGCGATGCCGTCTGCAATCTGCCATATTCAGAAACTGTTCAGGCGTATCTTGCCTGCAACATGGAACTGGAATATGCTTTGGAAGATTTGTTTGAACAGCTCGAACGCGCAGGACAGGCAGACAACACCGTGATTGTTTTAACCGCTGACCATTATCCATATGGATTGTCTGAAAGCCAATACAACGAGCTTGCCGGAAAGGACATTGACACGACATTTGAAAAATATCACAATTCGTTTTTGTGTTATATTCCAAACATGCATCCGGTCGATGTGGATACCTATTGCTGTGATATCGACATTCTGCCGACTCTGCTCAATCTGTTTGGTGTTTCCTACGATTCCCGCCTGCTCGCCGGAAAAGATATTTTGTCTGACAGCACCCATGTTGCTATGCTGGCTGACCAAAGTTATTTGACGGATTCTTTCCGCTACAACGCGGAAACCGGTACCGCACAATCGTATGATACCCGTCCTGTCAAAGATGCCGACGCCCAAGCATACTGTCAGTATGTCAGCAATGTTTTTTCGTTTTCCACGCAAGTGCTGAACAACGACTACTACGCCCATGTATTTGGGAAATCAGCAGCCGAACAAACAGAAAGTTATGATTTTTCCGACATCACCGACCCTTTTGAGGAGGCAAGTGCCCTATTTGTCGCAGAAAACGGCTATATGCAGGCAAAATCCCGCACAGAATTCGGCGCACAAGCCTCTGCAGCCTATGGAGAAGTCCTGCGCGCCCTGTATCGCATGGCAGGCGGCACGCAAAGCCTTTCTGACGCCGCTGTGATAACCTGGGCACAGGAACACGCATTGATTTCTGACGATGTCTCTGCACAGGACACCGTGACCTATGGTTCTGTCAGCCGATTGTTCCTGCGCTATCTCGCAGACCGGAAAATAGATGTCTCTCTGACAGAAACAGATAAAACCCAGCTGGCACAAATTCAAGCAGGATATACAGAATTGGATGATACCACGTGTCTGGCTATGTATTGGATGCGCAAGCATGCCATTTTACAGGACAACGACCTCGGACAGTATTATTCTCTGGCGGATCAGGTTTTAAACCGCGCGCAAATATCGCGGTGTCTGCAGGGTATTTCTTCGCTTGTACAATCAACATCTTAAGAGGACTGCTTCGGCAGTTCTCTTTTTTTACGCTGCGCCAACCGCTTGTCTCTCTGCAAACAGCTGCCGGACTTCGCGTGAAACTGCTTCTGCAAAAGCGGCATGACCCGCCGCATTCATATGCTCTTGATCCTTTGCGCTGCAAACAGCATAGTCTGCTGCGCGCAGAAATCCGACATGCCATTTTTTTGCAATGGTCTCATAAACCGACTGCAGACGCTGTGAAACAACAATGGATGCCTGCGAAAATTCCGGATCACATTCCGGTCTCCAAACATTGTCTCCCAGATAAATCGGAGAAATCAGCAGGATTTCTGCCTGCGGTGCAGCATAGCGGATTTGTCGGAGCAATCGCTCGATACCTTTTCCAATCACTTCTGCCGATGCACCAAATGCCGTTTTGCAGTCGTTCGTGCCCAGCATCAAAACAACACCATCCACTGTCGCATGTGTTTCCAACAAAATCGGAAGCAATTCTGTGCCGCGTCTGCCGTCGCGCAGCGGATCATCGAAAATTGTTGTGCGTCCGCACAGCCCTTCCTCGATCACATGATACTGCTGCCCTAATTTTTCTTGCAGCAGACTGGTCCAACGAACGCCCCACGGCAGTCGTTTTCCGCTGTCTCCATCCAATCCCCATGTATTGGAATCTCCAAAGCAAAGTATTTGACGCATTGCCGCCCCTCCTTTTCCTAGTTAATTACTATGTTTAGTATGTAAATTACTATACCATACTTTTCTTTCTCTGCCAACCCTTTTTTTGCAAAATTTTGATAGTTGCTGTTTTGCGCATTTTTTCGTATACTAGTCTTATATCAAACCAAAAAAGGAGCTGGCTATGACCTCCAATGAATTGATTGACATTTCCGTCGACATCGGTGCGGCACTCTTGGAAAACGGCGCGGAAATTTACCGCGTCGAGGAATCCATTGCGCGCATCTGCTATGCCTATGGCGCAACGGAAACCAATATTTATGCCGTACCAACCGCTATCATCGCCTCATTTGTACGCGGAAATTCTCATCCGGTCACGCGTGTTCTGCGCATTTATCGGCGCGGAACCAATCTGGGACGGCTGGATCAACTGAATACCTTGTGTCGGGAAATTTGCGCAACGTCAATGACCTATGCACAAATCCGAGAACGTCTGGTTTGTATTCTCCACGACAAACCATTTCACCGCTATCATTTGTGTCTTGCCACCGGCGGCATCGGCTTTTTCTTTACGCTGCTGTTTCACGGCTCGATTCCCGAAGCAATATGCAGTTTATTTACCTGTATTATCCTTTGGGGCATTATGACATTTTTGCAGGCACTGCCTGCCAATCTGCTGTTTACTAACATCATCGGCGGCACATGGGTCGCGGCTTGTGCAGTCATCTGCTGGAAGCTGCATGTGATTGAGACGTATCGCGCAATG
This window of the Butyricicoccus intestinisimiae genome carries:
- a CDS encoding GDSL-type esterase/lipase family protein; translation: MRQILCFGDSNTWGLDGDSGKRLPWGVRWTSLLQEKLGQQYHVIEEGLCGRTTIFDDPLRDGRRGTELLPILLETHATVDGVVLMLGTNDCKTAFGASAEVIGKGIERLLRQIRYAAPQAEILLISPIYLGDNVWRPECDPEFSQASIVVSQRLQSVYETIAKKWHVGFLRAADYAVCSAKDQEHMNAAGHAAFAEAVSREVRQLFAERQAVGAA
- a CDS encoding putative quinol monooxygenase is translated as MSNPILVTVRYTVKDGKREEFYRHIVEQGIDTASRAEDGNRKYDYYYPTDSEQDLCLLELWDSREAQKIHGTTDHYQKLSNLKVTYVTNAEIHIYDLAE
- a CDS encoding nitrite/sulfite reductase, translated to MKKIDPQSWKADMPLFREKAIAYAKGEIKKAEYKGFSGRYGSYAQHDPSKNMLRLRMPAGRVTAQKLAYIAEAIRKYNVPRAHFTTCQTIQLHDMDAETTSDIMEGALDVGIVTMGGGGDFPRNTMCAPLSGVQKGEYFDVLPYAQAVGEFAMNFINAEPMPRKLKVGFSNSPENVTHATFRDMGYAARPDGKFDVYTAGGLGNNPRFGVKVAEAVEPDQLLFYLKAMWVTFRTYGDYQNRGHARTRYLQEILGGADKYKQAYLEKLKEVYASGEDLTLHVDPIVFTKTGDGSTVSDPRVIEQKQEGLYAVAWHPIGGMPTVEDLCAVSDAMSAMEQVEMRIAPYETVYIINLTGTEAKKMLELTRSTAKTVFETSVSCIGASTCQVGVRDSQALLRACVEAVREAKIPDGALPQIHISGCPSSCGTHQVGEMGFRGAIKNKQPAYMFYLSGCDRQGEEKMGAELGTILETEIPRFLVELGQTVAASGKDYFAWKAENPDGVEKIAAPYLAE
- a CDS encoding LTA synthase family protein; this encodes MSQTRKFTFTILRNNPAVSAWLLFAGCGAYLELVLHISVFHTADAHVLFPILFGICIGSAIACFSSLFPSKIGGRLALACLSFLCVCCAVQCVYHGIFGSFMPLSQLTLGANALTNFKEQVVYGIFQQIVPVAALCLPIPLAWYLLRSRRVVLPRLTRKTLLPALGALAGICVLTSGALRLLDGGTVYRLLTNTSTSTESSVRHAGLTATMFEECLAQLGGSSVTLTASALDGDLEQSSSGVDNVDAALDFSALADSAKHDPVSALDQYCASIAPTDKNQYTGLTKDYNLIMICAESFSPYVIDEQRTPALYKLANGGFRFHNYYCSFPNTTTNGEYALCMGLMPDMSRTKTASSFDVSRSNYLPYCMGNVFASRGYPAYAYHNYYGTFYDRNHTHPNMGYTFRAVGSGLDMPLSWPSSDKDMIDASVSEYLDSSTPFCAYYMTFSGHYQYNWDNAMSAKNRDAVCNLPYSETVQAYLACNMELEYALEDLFEQLERAGQADNTVIVLTADHYPYGLSESQYNELAGKDIDTTFEKYHNSFLCYIPNMHPVDVDTYCCDIDILPTLLNLFGVSYDSRLLAGKDILSDSTHVAMLADQSYLTDSFRYNAETGTAQSYDTRPVKDADAQAYCQYVSNVFSFSTQVLNNDYYAHVFGKSAAEQTESYDFSDITDPFEEASALFVAENGYMQAKSRTEFGAQASAAYGEVLRALYRMAGGTQSLSDAAVITWAQEHALISDDVSAQDTVTYGSVSRLFLRYLADRKIDVSLTETDKTQLAQIQAGYTELDDTTCLAMYWMRKHAILQDNDLGQYYSLADQVLNRAQISRCLQGISSLVQSTS
- a CDS encoding threonine/serine exporter family protein — its product is MTSNELIDISVDIGAALLENGAEIYRVEESIARICYAYGATETNIYAVPTAIIASFVRGNSHPVTRVLRIYRRGTNLGRLDQLNTLCREICATSMTYAQIRERLVCILHDKPFHRYHLCLATGGIGFFFTLLFHGSIPEAICSLFTCIILWGIMTFLQALPANLLFTNIIGGTWVAACAVICWKLHVIETYRAMIIGSIMFLVPGLPMTNAIRDLIAGDIMAGICKFTEALLVAVGIAVGVALPLGILAMIGG